A region from the Rosa rugosa chromosome 6, drRosRugo1.1, whole genome shotgun sequence genome encodes:
- the LOC133713345 gene encoding uncharacterized protein LOC133713345 translates to MPINTLPPLLNPPKYGDVWNSKTMEKSESDNSMGENSQEIYESETVLFKKQGLCKEENLNEVWKKEVETVFESHGLSCELNWDECKMTVTATERTEGGLLQDGFDRGFNALSVLACGLGTEWVEPIVSGSVYSDVMNIIIPDGMSEDDFSSK, encoded by the exons ATGCCTATAAATACCCTTCCTCCTCTACTAAATCCTCCAAAATACGGAGACGTCTGGAATTCGAAGACGATGGAAAAGAGCGAGAGCGATAACAGCATGGGCGAAAATTCGCAGGAGATTTACGAATCTGAAACTGTGTTATTCAAGAAGCAGGGTCTCTGCA AAGAAGAGAATCTGAACGAAGTTTGGAAGAAAGAGGTGGAAACAGTCTTTGAATCTCATGGCCTTTCATGCGAATTGAACTGGGATGAGTGTAAGATGACTGTCACTGCAACAGAACGTACTGAAGGTGGTCTTCTTCAAGATGGCTTTGACAGGGGTTTTAATGCTCTCTCTGTTCTGGCATGTGGTCTCGGCACTGAATGG GTTGAACCAATCGTCTCCGGCAGTGTCTATAGTGACGTCATGAATATTATAATACCAGATGGCATGAGTGAG GATGATTTTTCAAGCAAGTAA